One segment of Scleropages formosus chromosome 23, fSclFor1.1, whole genome shotgun sequence DNA contains the following:
- the LOC108935661 gene encoding septin-7 isoform X3, translating into MVAQQKNLEGYVGFANLPNQVYRKSVKRGFEFTLMVVGESGLGKSTLINSLFLTDLYSAEYPGPSHRIKKTVQVEQSKVLIKEGGVQLLLTIVDTPGFGDAVDNSNCWQPVIDHIDSKFEDYLNAESRVNRRQMPDNRVHCCLYFIAPSGHGLKPLDIEFMKRLHEKVNIIPLIAKADTLTPEECQQFKKQIMREIQEHKIKIYQFPETDDEEENKLVKKIKDRLPLAVVGSNTIIEVNGKRVRGRQYPWGVAEVENGEHCDFTILRNMLIRTHMQDLKDVTNNVHYENYRSRKLAAVTYNGVDNNKTKGQLTKLDTVEGMSPLAQMEEERREHVAKMKKMEMEMEQVFEMKVKEKIQKLKDSEAELQRRHEQMKKNLEAQHKELEEKRRQFEEEKVNWEAQQRFLEQQKLDASRTLEKNKKKGKIF; encoded by the exons TAGCT CAACAGAAGAACCTGGAGGGATATGTGGGTTTTGCAAATCTTCCCAACCAGGTGTACAGAAAATCGGTCAAGAGAGGCTTTGAGTTTACTCTCATGGTTGTAG GGGAATCCGGTCTTGGGAAGTCCACGCTGATAAACTCCTTATTCCTAACAGACTTGTATTCTGCAGAATACCCTGGTCCTTCACACAGAATCAAGAAAACTGTGCAG GTGGAACAGTCCAAGGTGTTAATAAAGGAGGGTGGAGTTCAGCTCCTTCTCACGATAGTCGACACTCCAGGATTCGGAGATGCTGTGGACAACAGCAACTG CTGGCAGCCTGTCATCGATCACATCGATAGCAAGTTTGAGGATTACCTCAACGCAGAGTCCCGTGTCAACAGACGGCAGATGCCTGACAACCGAGTGCACTGCTGTCTCTACTTCATCGCCCCCTCTGGACATGG GCTGAAGCCACTGGATATCGAGTTCATGAAACGGTTACATGAGAAAGTGAACATCATTCCACTCATTGCCAAAGCTGACACACTGACTCCTGAGGAGTGCCAGCAGTTCAAAAAGCAG ATCATGCGGGAGATCCAGGAACACAAAATCAAGATTTACCAATTTCCAGAGACGGACGATGAGGAAGAGAACAAGTTAGTGAAAAAGATCAAG GATCGTCTTCCTCTTGCTGTTGTTGGCAGCAATACCATCATCGAGGTTAACGGGAAGCGGGTCCGAGGCAGGCAGTATCCCTGGGGTGTAGCAGAAG TGGAAAATGGGGAGCACTGTGATTTCACAATTCTACGAAACATGCTGATCAG GACCCACATGCAGGACTTGAAAGATGTGACCAACAACGTCCACTATGAGAACTACCGGAGCCGGAAGTTGGCAGCTGTCACCTATAACGGTGTGGACAACAACAAGACCAAGGGCCAGCTCACCAA acTTGATACAGTTGAAGGCAT GAGTCCTTTGGcacagatggaggaggagcGGCGAGAACACGTGGCCAAGATGAagaagatggagatggagatggagcagGTGTTTGAGATGAAGGTCAAGGAGAAGATTCAGAAGTTGAAAGACTCTGAGGCAGAG CTGCAACGGCGTCATGAGCAGATGAAGAAGAACCTTGAGGCACAGcacaaggagctggaggagaagcggCGCCAGTTTGAAGAGGAGAAGGTAAACTGGGAGGCACAGCAGCGTTTTCTGGAGCAGCAGAAATTGGATGCCTCCAG GACtttggaaaagaacaaaaagaagggcaagatattttaa
- the LOC108935661 gene encoding septin-7 isoform X1, with protein sequence MAQQKNLEGYVGFANLPNQVYRKSVKRGFEFTLMVVGESGLGKSTLINSLFLTDLYSAEYPGPSHRIKKTVQVEQSKVLIKEGGVQLLLTIVDTPGFGDAVDNSNCWQPVIDHIDSKFEDYLNAESRVNRRQMPDNRVHCCLYFIAPSGHGLKPLDIEFMKRLHEKVNIIPLIAKADTLTPEECQQFKKQIMREIQEHKIKIYQFPETDDEEENKLVKKIKDRLPLAVVGSNTIIEVNGKRVRGRQYPWGVAEVENGEHCDFTILRNMLIRTHMQDLKDVTNNVHYENYRSRKLAAVTYNGVDNNKTKGQLTKLDTVEGMSPLAQMEEERREHVAKMKKMEMEMEQVFEMKVKEKIQKLKDSEAELQRRHEQMKKNLEAQHKELEEKRRQFEEEKVNWEAQQRFLEQQKLDASRTLEKNKKKGKIF encoded by the exons CAACAGAAGAACCTGGAGGGATATGTGGGTTTTGCAAATCTTCCCAACCAGGTGTACAGAAAATCGGTCAAGAGAGGCTTTGAGTTTACTCTCATGGTTGTAG GGGAATCCGGTCTTGGGAAGTCCACGCTGATAAACTCCTTATTCCTAACAGACTTGTATTCTGCAGAATACCCTGGTCCTTCACACAGAATCAAGAAAACTGTGCAG GTGGAACAGTCCAAGGTGTTAATAAAGGAGGGTGGAGTTCAGCTCCTTCTCACGATAGTCGACACTCCAGGATTCGGAGATGCTGTGGACAACAGCAACTG CTGGCAGCCTGTCATCGATCACATCGATAGCAAGTTTGAGGATTACCTCAACGCAGAGTCCCGTGTCAACAGACGGCAGATGCCTGACAACCGAGTGCACTGCTGTCTCTACTTCATCGCCCCCTCTGGACATGG GCTGAAGCCACTGGATATCGAGTTCATGAAACGGTTACATGAGAAAGTGAACATCATTCCACTCATTGCCAAAGCTGACACACTGACTCCTGAGGAGTGCCAGCAGTTCAAAAAGCAG ATCATGCGGGAGATCCAGGAACACAAAATCAAGATTTACCAATTTCCAGAGACGGACGATGAGGAAGAGAACAAGTTAGTGAAAAAGATCAAG GATCGTCTTCCTCTTGCTGTTGTTGGCAGCAATACCATCATCGAGGTTAACGGGAAGCGGGTCCGAGGCAGGCAGTATCCCTGGGGTGTAGCAGAAG TGGAAAATGGGGAGCACTGTGATTTCACAATTCTACGAAACATGCTGATCAG GACCCACATGCAGGACTTGAAAGATGTGACCAACAACGTCCACTATGAGAACTACCGGAGCCGGAAGTTGGCAGCTGTCACCTATAACGGTGTGGACAACAACAAGACCAAGGGCCAGCTCACCAA acTTGATACAGTTGAAGGCAT GAGTCCTTTGGcacagatggaggaggagcGGCGAGAACACGTGGCCAAGATGAagaagatggagatggagatggagcagGTGTTTGAGATGAAGGTCAAGGAGAAGATTCAGAAGTTGAAAGACTCTGAGGCAGAG CTGCAACGGCGTCATGAGCAGATGAAGAAGAACCTTGAGGCACAGcacaaggagctggaggagaagcggCGCCAGTTTGAAGAGGAGAAGGTAAACTGGGAGGCACAGCAGCGTTTTCTGGAGCAGCAGAAATTGGATGCCTCCAG GACtttggaaaagaacaaaaagaagggcaagatattttaa
- the LOC108935661 gene encoding septin-7 isoform X2: protein MVAQQKNLEGYVGFANLPNQVYRKSVKRGFEFTLMVVGESGLGKSTLINSLFLTDLYSAEYPGPSHRIKKTVQVEQSKVLIKEGGVQLLLTIVDTPGFGDAVDNSNCWQPVIDHIDSKFEDYLNAESRVNRRQMPDNRVHCCLYFIAPSGHGLKPLDIEFMKRLHEKVNIIPLIAKADTLTPEECQQFKKQIMREIQEHKIKIYQFPETDDEEENKLVKKIKDRLPLAVVGSNTIIEVNGKRVRGRQYPWGVAEVENGEHCDFTILRNMLIRTHMQDLKDVTNNVHYENYRSRKLAAVTYNGVDNNKTKGQLTKSPLAQMEEERREHVAKMKKMEMEMEQVFEMKVKEKIQKLKDSEAELQRRHEQMKKNLEAQHKELEEKRRQFEEEKVNWEAQQRFLEQQKLDASRTLEKNKKKGKIF, encoded by the exons TAGCT CAACAGAAGAACCTGGAGGGATATGTGGGTTTTGCAAATCTTCCCAACCAGGTGTACAGAAAATCGGTCAAGAGAGGCTTTGAGTTTACTCTCATGGTTGTAG GGGAATCCGGTCTTGGGAAGTCCACGCTGATAAACTCCTTATTCCTAACAGACTTGTATTCTGCAGAATACCCTGGTCCTTCACACAGAATCAAGAAAACTGTGCAG GTGGAACAGTCCAAGGTGTTAATAAAGGAGGGTGGAGTTCAGCTCCTTCTCACGATAGTCGACACTCCAGGATTCGGAGATGCTGTGGACAACAGCAACTG CTGGCAGCCTGTCATCGATCACATCGATAGCAAGTTTGAGGATTACCTCAACGCAGAGTCCCGTGTCAACAGACGGCAGATGCCTGACAACCGAGTGCACTGCTGTCTCTACTTCATCGCCCCCTCTGGACATGG GCTGAAGCCACTGGATATCGAGTTCATGAAACGGTTACATGAGAAAGTGAACATCATTCCACTCATTGCCAAAGCTGACACACTGACTCCTGAGGAGTGCCAGCAGTTCAAAAAGCAG ATCATGCGGGAGATCCAGGAACACAAAATCAAGATTTACCAATTTCCAGAGACGGACGATGAGGAAGAGAACAAGTTAGTGAAAAAGATCAAG GATCGTCTTCCTCTTGCTGTTGTTGGCAGCAATACCATCATCGAGGTTAACGGGAAGCGGGTCCGAGGCAGGCAGTATCCCTGGGGTGTAGCAGAAG TGGAAAATGGGGAGCACTGTGATTTCACAATTCTACGAAACATGCTGATCAG GACCCACATGCAGGACTTGAAAGATGTGACCAACAACGTCCACTATGAGAACTACCGGAGCCGGAAGTTGGCAGCTGTCACCTATAACGGTGTGGACAACAACAAGACCAAGGGCCAGCTCACCAA GAGTCCTTTGGcacagatggaggaggagcGGCGAGAACACGTGGCCAAGATGAagaagatggagatggagatggagcagGTGTTTGAGATGAAGGTCAAGGAGAAGATTCAGAAGTTGAAAGACTCTGAGGCAGAG CTGCAACGGCGTCATGAGCAGATGAAGAAGAACCTTGAGGCACAGcacaaggagctggaggagaagcggCGCCAGTTTGAAGAGGAGAAGGTAAACTGGGAGGCACAGCAGCGTTTTCTGGAGCAGCAGAAATTGGATGCCTCCAG GACtttggaaaagaacaaaaagaagggcaagatattttaa